AATCTATCATCtttaaatacaagctcgtcttcagcatcttgcaagttagcacccatttctcctactaaccactcatttgaatcattaaTATCTTGCAAtaagattgaatcaaatctatttttcaaatcatgacgagtcttcaaagcttgattatactttatgtaaacaagatcgtgcaatcgttgatgttataaccgatttcttctcttcgagtgaatatgtcatgtcatataatttaaaaatatattaatatatatatctaaataaataaattaattaaaataaaaatatttagtaatacttacatgctcaaagatactccagtttcgctcataacccgaagcactacatgtcaaactaagttgacaattccatttttcgtcaatgattgtaaaaattttctcatatttttcttcattttcattaaaagatcttttaatcgtctcctttgctctatccatagcctcataaatatatctcattgcaggcttattttcattatccaccaaccgaaggactcgaacaagagggctcattacctttaatatataaactacatgattccaaaaggatggcattaagatgatatcagcagccctcttgccttttgcttcttttgcccatttgcttgtcacccatttctcagaggtaaacatatttctcagagtatgtttttgacgatgcacgctctgtaatgtcaagaatgaagtagcaaatcgggtaacaccatgtctcactaattctttattccctgtaaattctctcatcatattcaaagccccagtgtgattataaagaaatccaacaacaaaagttaccctttctaaggttttcttgatttctaagatctttccaatatcctccaacattaaatcaatacaatgtgctgcacatggagtccaatacaagtgttgtctttttgataagcaatttacctgagacaaaggataacaaaaatggtaagacttaagagtttaacatacttaattgaagataaaataattaacaaaatcaaaagatgaatattaccagctaaaacatagttgcttccattgtcggttatgatttgaatgatattttgttctccaatttcttccacgaagttgtcaagtaaatcatatatcttgtctccagattttacaaaagatgaagcatctattgacttcacaaacatagtccctaaagaacaattaaccataaaattaattatactcctgcgcctcctgtcagtccaaacatctgacataataaagtaaccatgtgttgcccatgattctttatgaccctttagtaagttatttgtataattcaactctttttgcagcaatggaactcgcatctcataataacttggaggttttaatcctgcaccatatcttccaatagcttcaatcatatccttaaaactgtctaaacgagttgtactaaggggaagaccaacctgatagaagaagcgagcaatgtgctaaattgttcttcctcttatttctttatcacaagcatcacttatatttgtttgtctaaattttgagcctcctgcttgtccttattgtttctgggatccttgactcatatatagatccatcgatccttttttacctttcttagtactcataacttcttttccctttttgttgtatactcttttttcacttgggttaatactcagaataatcttcttcttcgtccctgagatgttcaacattatcttctagtaaattcccgtaagattcattcttttgtgtcttcttttcattcatataactcaacaactcttcttttacctcaggtggacattttttgcaagctgctgcattcttgaaatttcctactagatgttgttttgcacgaaaaataccacctctagtagtcttatcgcagaatatgcaagtcactgcattatgatctttcggatccttcaaataattatacttccatgcaagatctttttttgataccattggagactctattgagttgctctctacacttgtcatttatgttgaaacctaacaataatttcaaataaataaaaattaataacattaaaatcaaaataatatattattaatctattaatgaaaattaatcatttcaaaattcaaataaacttaatattaagagtatactgagcctgacggagaaaggaagcagcggcgagcgacggtaggaaagggaaagggagcgagaggcgcgagcagcgagagggctcgcgggagtcgcgagcagagggaaggctcgcgggaggcgcgagcagcgggagtcgcgagcagagggaaggctcgcgggaggcgcgagcagcgggagggctcgcgggagtcgcgagcagcgggagggctcacgATTGGGCTCgcgagaggcgcgagcagcgacagcgacgaggagcgacagcgggagcaggagcgacgagcagcgagatcgggagcggcgacgggttagggttgggtaagggttatatcggtttagttggttcgattgaaccaactaataactgaaccaggaccgaaccagacctaaaatcctggttcggtcagtTGGTTtatccaggcgctcgcccgaagcgcctagcgcctgggctcgggcgagcgcccaggcggcgcctgtttgaagcgcgccgtctgggacattagcgaggcactcgggcctcgcctcgcctcgcccgagcgcctaggcgagcgcccgagcgcctctttcaatcactgctTGTGATCAATAGACTTTCACGATTTTATTACCATCAGTGGACGAAATACATACTTTCTGCAACTATTTCCACCTAGGCCAATTGGGCAAAATGAGTGATTAATCTTGTACAGATGTTGTCATTTTGACATCTTGTTTTACTTTTCAACTATTCAGAGAAAAACTAATCTTGTACACAGTGATCGATAAATGGATGTTAGAGACAACAATTAACTCCTATATTGGTCATGATTGAGTTACTTGCATGGACTTTAAACTCTAGAggaatatatgggatatttgcAATTCTGGAGCAGTATTTGAGAGACTTTGCAAGCTAACAGTGTTCCTTGGGCAAATGCCCTTTCTTTGAAGTAAAGGGGTTCTAGTATCTTGCCATGCTGTTGTACTACCATGTAAGGGCAATGTTAGCTTTGGATGATGCTTTAAAGAAGGGTATCGATGCATATATTAATCAAAAGTCCTTGTGAATTTTTTGATACAGTTGTGACTGGTCTATTCTTCACTTTGGGAGTTTTACTTGCTATTGTTTTTTGTGCATGTGTGATAAACTCGTGAATGTAAATTGTTACCTTAGATCTCACTCGACCTATATGAAGTAATTATTGCATGGGTGATGAAGTGGTTTGGATGGTCAAGTGATGTGAGTCAACTTATGTCTGGAAACAACTGACTGCCTTTGGGCATGTGGATAATAGTTACAAATATTCACCAACATGGCCACCAGTATCAAACTGGTCTTGTTTCATACGAAAAACCGGGAAACAGACCACTATCTAATTCAGTACTTGTTTTCAATTGCATATGCAATGAAACCAGACAGGATGATGTGATCTGAGTAGCCTTTTGTTGAACCATGCAAACCAGACTGGCCAAATCCCTCTGTAATCATCCTCTCTAGTCTCTAATGCTCTCAATCGCGAGTCCTCACTTTGATCATACTGTTATTGGTGCTTTGCCCACTGTCGAAAAAGGAGAATAAATGGAAGCTGACATAGAAAataggagaggaggagaagaggaagaaggaggaaTCTCAAAATGTTAATGCTCGACTGTGTTGATAGATGCCCCACCTAGGCCCACCATCACCACAGAAGAGAAGGAAATTagagagaagaacaagaaaaaaaatgaagaagaatAAAGTGGAAGgtgaaaaaggaaaaggaaaagttaAAAAtatgggaaaaagaaaagaaagactaagaaagaaaatagagaaaaaaagaaataaagaaccAAAAAATTATCTATTTCCTGTTTTTGAAAGATATATGGGTGATTAACTTATCTACAAATATATTTTCTTATGCAGTTTTATAAAATTTCATCAAACTCGCTGAAAACTGATCTTAACATGATGCTAGACAGAGAAAAGGAGGGAGACAGCCATGTAAGAGGTGAAGAGAGTCATGAGAAACATGGTTTGTGTATCCTATGGACCCACCATCCAAGGAGTCAGGAGCTAGTACTAGGAAAGATTTTGTCATCTTTTTTGTTATCCAAGCAGAGGACTTCTGTAACTACAAGCTGAAAGGGAATGTTGTTCTGTCAGCCTCATTGATCTAAATGTTCCACAACGTTGGTCGCATGTTTCCATTTATACTAGAAAATTGTAGTCACTTGTGCAATTTTATTTGCAATTTGGCCTGCTTCATTTTTGGCTTACAATTGGCTTACATAAACTACTGTAGATGTGTTGCGAAAACTTTAGCTGTCTATCATTTAGCATCAAATATCTTCATGAGTTGAAGTATTGTACGTCTTTTCCATTACTATTTAGTCATTTATATATTAGGAGTTTACAAGTGGTCAAATGAAGTTCCCGCAACAAGTTCTTTTATCTCTCTAACCATTAACTTGTAACTTGTTCTTCATCAACTTTCTTTAATGAGTTGGTTGGTAATTAAACTTCAGTCAACTAAAGATCAATTTCTTGTAGGCTGAAAGAGTTCCACGCCTATGAGTTTGACTTATGCAGCAAAGAGCAGGAAGTATTTGAGGAGGCATAATAACCGTGGGAGATTGCTGCCCCATGATCCTCAAATAATCAATGATATACCACCAATCTGTAAGTTCTTCTATGGTCTTTTGCCATAGAAGTTTACTTTGGTTACTTGGTTTCAATACTTTTAGTTCTTTCCATGCCTACTGTACTGGATTTCATTTGAGCTAATGTAGCTTAAGTTTCTTTTAATGGATGTGGAAATAATATCTTGTGAAATGAAGTGTTCTCTTATTGTCGATATCGATTCTTGCCGACTTTTCATTAGTGTTTGTTTTCTTCACCTTTATCTGGTCAGGCAGATGCTAAGTACTTGTGATCCATCCACCAAATGGTCATTCCTTTGGCATGAGGCTGACTTCTTGGTGTGTTTGTTTATTGACAATTAAACAAGAAATATTTTAgcaaatttgcattatgtgccaaaaaattattgatttttgttttctttatctaAATTAAAgtttagtgtatatatatatatgccttctgaatctaaaatttttaatatgcAATATGTATGATTATTCTATTTCAGTTACCATAAGTTAATTGAATGCTAGAACTTTAGTTTATATTAGTTTCTTTTAGAAGTTTATTATGATGGTCAGTTAACTGTTTGTTAAACTTTTATATTAGTATATTTTAGTATTATTTAACCAAAGCTTGTTATACTGTGTGTATATTTTTCCTGTTGTTGAGTTAGATTATTTCCTGCATGACAAATATTTATCAttcgaaaagaagaaaaagaaatacaGAAACAACATATGTATAGAACATTTCATTGAGATAATGATTTTCCAAATCACTCAAAAATGGAATATTCCAATGTTTCTTTCATCTAACTTTCACCTTTTTTACATACTTCTTCAAAATCTGTTACTGATTCTACCTAGCAATCACAAATTTGtatttcattttttataataCATTGatatttaataaattatttttgtgGGACATATATAATGTCTTGGGTTATCTATGTACTTTCTTTAATAGAAATTTTACACAAAATATTAGTTTTTGAATAATCACACATGCTCATATTTTAATGTGtagatttgatataaaaaatatataaatgcaaaaaaaaaagatgaaaagagCTTCAACAAGGGTGATCTTAGAGAACAGTGTATGCAATCACCACTATATCATTTTGTGTTGATGTGATATGGTTCCTGTGgttatatatatgttaattttcATCATATGCGTCTCAACATTGGTAACTATATTATATCGGTACAATTTTGATTTGAACCTTCTACTTCTTCTATTTACTATTATCGATATTTgtatttttatgattatatatatatatatatatatatatatatatatatatatatattaattgttTACTTGGATGGACAAAACGAAATTGAATTGTGCCGTCTTATAAAACTACATCTTCTCTCGTTATCTTACCATTAATCATTAAATACAAGTCTGACTCCGGGCTGTCAACACCAACTGTATTTATTATTCTTTGGCTGTCACGGAAAGGCGAGTTCAACTCTCACATCACAACCGTCTATCGATTCTAACTTAGCATCTTAACCGTCCATTTCCAGGAGCCTTAACCTCCTTTGGTTCTCACCGATCTCAATGGACGGTTAGGATGTTAGTAGAGGAAGGATGAACGGTGTAAGATGCGAGAGATATGAACCTGACCGAAGGAGTCGGGGAGGCGAGACTTTGAGTCCGGGCTGTCTCTTGCCGGACAGGATACAAACTGTTTGACCACTGAAAAGACGGCTGCTGTCTTTGTTTTGTTGAGCATCAAACGGCAACTGACGGGCACTTCCCCTTTCTCCTCCGTTTCGCTGTCCCTTTCCATTGAAGACGACGCCGACGACTTGGAGCGCACGGCGGAAGAGAAACCATAGCACAGACAGGAAAAATCGACACACTCAAAGGGAAACCGTATACgatcgagagagagaggacaACCAAAGCGAATCGAAATCTCCATCAAGTGAGGCGAAGACAGCGCCAGCGCCGCCCATAGACCTCTTCCCTTCCTCCCCTTTAGATTCGATGTGACGATTCCTCCTGCCCGAACGCTAATCCCTTTTGATCTTGATTCCCTCCTCGTTCAATCAACCCTAGCCCCCAAAATTTGATCTTTGTTTGCCCCCCCGTTCCCCTCCATGGCCGCCGACGCCCCCGCTAAGTTCCGCTCGTCGGACCTCCTCCCTGCTGCCGGCGACCTCGGCGTCGTGCAGCACGACGGCCTCCGCTTCTGGCAGTTCATGGTTGCCGGATCCGTCGCCGGTCTCGTGGAGCACACCGCCATGTTCCCCGTCGACACACTCAAGACCCGGATGCAGGCGGGGTCGCCCCCCTGCCAGCCGCTGGTCGGCCTCCGCCAGACACTCCGCGCCGTCGTTAGCGCCGAGGGTCCCCTCGGTCTCTACCGCGGCGTCGGCGCCATGGGCCTTGGCGCCGGCCCCGCCCACGCCGTCTACTTCTCCGTCTACGAGCTATCCAAGGAATCCCTGTCCAGAGAGAACCCCAACAATCCGGCCGTCCACGCCGCCTCCGGGGTTCTCGCTACCATCGCAAGCGACGCCGTATTCACGCCCATGGACACCGTGAAGCAACGGCTGCAGCTGAAGGGTAGCCCGTACAAAGGGGTCGTGGACTGCGTCTCCAGGGTTCTGACGGAGGAGGGGATCAGGGCGTTCTACGCGTCGTATAAGACTACCGTGATCATGAACGCCCCCTACACTGCGGTGCATTTTGCAACTTATGAGGCGGCAAAGAGGGCGCTGATGGAGATCTCGCCTGAGAGTGCGACTGACGAGCGTCTGGTGGTGCATGCCACTGCTGGCGCTGCAGCAGGTGCCTTGGCAGCGGCTGTCACCACACCTCTTGATGTGGTCAAGACACAGTTGCAGTGTCAGGTAAAGCGTCTAAGCCAATCTATGTAATTAGTATCTTAAAGGTAGCATTTTGGTTCTAAGTATATGCAGTTCTCATCTTGATTGTTTGTTCCATCTAGTTGTGCTTAATCTCTGAACCACTGTTGTGTCCCCAATACTGAGGCACTTGATTTTGCCAACAAAGTAGTTGATATcattgtgtttttgcttgtacctCACATAGAGTCAAAATATCACCTGATGCATTAGATTATGCAGATAATCGGATGAGAATGCTCTGGGAATCATTTAGACTTACTATATCTTCATGTAAGATGACAAATTAGATACAAGGGGCAGAAGTGTTGTATTATTACTAATGAAAGTTTAAGATTCCTTGCAGAGACAGCCACTAAAAGGAGGCAttattgtctatgacttgtacaaGTCTTTGGCTGTGATTATGGTTTAAAAAAAGTTATGGAAGACGATGTTAGCTCGTGAAAGATTTTCTTATATTTGGTTGCATCATAGGCTCTTCAAGGGTCATGTAGTGTGTTACATAAATTTTCATCTGCCTTAAGGATACACATTATATGGAGTTAATCGTTGCAAGCAATATCTCAGTACGAGCTTCCGTTATGCCTTCCATGCCATATGTCATTGTAAATGCATCCTTCTCATGGATACTTTTATAGATGGAAGTGAACAAGATGACTAGATTCTT
The window above is part of the Musa acuminata AAA Group cultivar baxijiao chromosome BXJ2-6, Cavendish_Baxijiao_AAA, whole genome shotgun sequence genome. Proteins encoded here:
- the LOC103974451 gene encoding uncharacterized protein LOC103974451, with amino-acid sequence MAADAPAKFRSSDLLPAAGDLGVVQHDGLRFWQFMVAGSVAGLVEHTAMFPVDTLKTRMQAGSPPCQPLVGLRQTLRAVVSAEGPLGLYRGVGAMGLGAGPAHAVYFSVYELSKESLSRENPNNPAVHAASGVLATIASDAVFTPMDTVKQRLQLKGSPYKGVVDCVSRVLTEEGIRAFYASYKTTVIMNAPYTAVHFATYEAAKRALMEISPESATDERLVVHATAGAAAGALAAAVTTPLDVVKTQLQCQGVCGCDRFSSSSTSEVIRAIIGRDGYVGLMRGWKPRMLFHAPAAAICWSTYEATKSFFQKRNDQK